A single window of Candidatus Krumholzibacteriota bacterium DNA harbors:
- the gatC gene encoding Asp-tRNA(Asn)/Glu-tRNA(Gln) amidotransferase subunit GatC: MAFSDDDLRHIEKLASIRLDADSRERLRGQLERIIGFVRRLEEVDATDWEPRAHVGRFRPDLRTDAVEPCLSRDEVLAAAPEREAGFFRVPPVIGSEEP; encoded by the coding sequence GTGGCTTTCAGCGACGACGATCTCCGGCACATCGAGAAGCTGGCGAGCATCAGGCTGGATGCGGACAGCCGCGAACGCCTTCGGGGGCAGCTCGAACGGATCATCGGTTTCGTGCGGCGGCTCGAGGAGGTCGACGCGACAGACTGGGAACCCCGTGCCCACGTCGGTCGATTCAGGCCGGATCTCCGCACGGACGCCGTCGAACCGTGCCTGAGCCGCGACGAGGTTCTCGCCGCCGCCCCGGAGCGGGAAGCGGGATTCTTCCGCGTTCCACCCGTGATCGGGTCGGAGGAGCCATGA